From Quercus robur chromosome 8, dhQueRobu3.1, whole genome shotgun sequence:
CAATTAAATTAGCTCTTTAGTGCCTATCACCTCAACGCAAAGGCAGATGACGTTGGGCTGCAATTTTAGTTGAAAACCAATCTTGCATAAGAATCAAGGCAAAACGCAGAAGATTCCCCACTGAAGAAAACATCTGATTTTGACATAATTCCGATAGGATAGGAGGACACAATCATTATATTAGATCAAAGTAGAGGAAGTAAAAAAGTAATACCTAATAAACTGTTCAAACAAGCTTAAAAGTAGCTAATTGTTTGAGTGTCCTAAAGATAGTCAAAACTATGGGATACAAAAGGGGTACAAAAGTTGGCTGCCCAATGGAGCTAAGTGATCAGCACACCTATTGGCTTCTCTGCATATATGCTTCACAAAAATATGTCAGTTCGTACCAAGTAATTTCCTGCAATCAAAACCAAAGTGTTGTAACATGGCAGGATTTGTGAATGATTAGTTAGAAAATTATATACCTGAAGATAgtcaatttcaagaaaaaattggGAAAACCAAGTTCCAAGCTAGAATTAAGCCTTCCCTAACTGCCCTAATTCCGCAATAATGCAAGTTGAATGTCctaaatttatagaaaaatttattATCCAATGGCCAAAGTGATCTCTAATAATGGTGTGAAGAGAATTAATATCACATGCACAATAATAGAAGTCTAAAGCATGTTGAATGATAGCGTGCATTATATCTCATCAAGAATCCTAATTAGTTTCTAAATATTCTACATCATGGTGTCCACCGTAGCCCCAAGTTAATGCATGTGTTACGCATCTAATCtttactcaaataaaaaaaaaaaggctacaGAATGAACTACTAGATGGAAATAGAACAATAGCATATGTGTGTAACATAGTGGAAGTTTTACATTTTAtagtctttttcatttttcacataATACAAACTAAGCTTGAGCAAAACTACCCCTGCAATTTGCCAATGGGCTCTAGCTCAAGTGGCACTTCCTCTTACAAGTGCTAGGAGGAGGGTGAAGTCATGGATTCATAAGAAATAGCAGCACGACAATTTTCTTTCATATAGTATTATGACTTAACCATGGTAAATTGAGCTTCTGCAAATTTTCATTAATCCATGAACAGGATCTATATAGACACATAAAGCCATTGACTGATACGTCTCAATCAGAAAAGAATCAACTAATCAAAGTCCAGTGAAAAAAAGGGGTGGGGGGGAGGCATTTGATAAAAACACTATATTTTTGCCACAGTATCCCCAGGCGGCCAGGTATACCACATAGCTCTTAATctaatttttagggaaaatttcAACACAAATGATTCAAGAGCGTGAAAACATAACAAGTGTGGACTCACCTCCACCCGAACCCTAATAAGAAGgagaagcaaaaataaaattaaaaagacaaCATCTGTCAATGATAAGCAAAGAAGTAACTAACTACTATAAATAATTACAGGACTCGTTTGTCAATAGTTTACCTTTTCCTGCTTTCTTAAAACTGACCCCAACCTGGAAGCACAGTAAACTAATGTGAGAGACTACAGAATGCCaatatttataatagaaaagAGATATCAAGTGAGGAAATGAAGATGAATACACAACTAGGCccctttaaaatttttctattatataagATGCAAAGCTACCAAAGTAATCCAGTCACTTAGCAACAGCAAATCTAATTAGGATTTCATATGAGTTTCATGCTGATTATCTGCAGATAAGTCCATCAATAACAAAAACATATGCCACTACCGAAAACAGAAAATTGTGGAAAACTCAATATTGTATTGGTGCTTATACAACAATGCCAAACTAGCATAatgtaagaaagaaaaaagtagcATAATGTATCTTACCTTTTACTTCCTGTTAATCTTTGTCCTTACTAGCACTAGACGAATCCTCCTGCCTTCCCAAAGCACCATCTTCCACATTTAGTAGAACAAGGCTATCCATATAAGTATCCAAATAAAGCGAAGCTGGTTGGGCATGGATGTGAGGATTCAAAGTCCTTCGGCTACTGGGATTGTAAAACAGCAACTTTCCATCCTTGGTCACTAGAGCTTGACCATTGTTTGTAAAACCGACCACCCTCCCTAATCCTTCCCCAACATCAATATCAAACATCTTAGTCCAAGATTCTGCTACTCCATACTCTTTCATCACCCACACTGAGTACTGCTCTACTCCTAAATTCCATCTGTTGCACGGGATAAGCGCAAGCGACCCACCAAGCACCGCGAGATTCATGTTCAAATCATACACTAATTCTACACACTTAGGCACTGCCATTTCATGAAAAATCTCATCCCCGATATCGAATGTGAAGATCCCATTGCGAAACGTATCATCATCATCGGAATCATCGGAATAAAGTCTGATATTTTTTTCAGTTTCCGCGAGCCAGTGGACGGAGCCATTCACAAACACCGAGTCAGACTGCTGTACAATATGAAACTGAGAACCAGGGTCGGGAATAGTACGCCACACACCAGTGCGAAGCGAAAAAATGTGAATCAAAGGTGAAATATTTTCCCTAGTATGTTGATTACCCCAACCATAAAGGTAAACAATTCTCACTAATTTGTAATCGTCGGTAATGGGGTCATAGCCGAACCCATCATGCTCCATAGGCAAATAGGAAAATGGGAATTTCACGGCAGGTCTCGGAAGGTATATTGCTTTACGAATAGAAGGGTTCCAGAGAATTGGAACAATGTCATAGTCGGTGTTACTGGGAGTAGCATCCAGTAGACAAACAATGCCGTTCGATGAACCAACAATGTCAATGAATTCCTTTTCCAAGTACTTGAATGGAAAATGCAATTCAATGAAATCTGATGGATATGCGAAAAAgcctctctctttcatttgtttcTTTAGAACAAGCCGATTGGGAGGGCCTGGGTTTGGGTCGCTGTTGCTGACACTCAGGTTCAGCTTGCAGTGTAGGTGTTTGGAAAAATGGTTGCGAGGGAATGGGTCATTGGAAGAGAGCAGAGCGAAGTGCTCTTTCTCCATTTTTTCATCGTAATGACGAAAGAGAAGGTAGGGTGGGTCTTTGGTGTTTGAGAGAGTCCGATTGAGGTGCATTGCGATGAAGTCATGGCTTGTGATTAAAGAAAACCAGGTCTTAGAAACGGACCTGAATCTGATGAGCGACTTCACCGGAAGCCGTGAGAGGATTTCGAAGATAACAACGTCAGGGAGATAGTCGGacattgttttttaaattttccctGCCAAATGAAGAGAGTGAAGTCGGACCAATAGCCACTGAGAGAGAGACGGCGCGAGAGAGGGTTTGTGGGGAGGTAAAGGTTAGTAAAAATCATTCATTTATAAGGTCGTGGTTAGTTTGATGACTTTGAtccctatatttttatttaggtaaattgcataattagtttatatCATTTATATCATATGTCACTATGGTCTCTAAATTTTCAATAGTGTCAATCTAGTCCCTAACCTGTTAAGTATTGTACCAATTTAGTCTCTGCTGTTATTTTCTGGATGAAAAAATCTGATGTGtcaaatgaaataataaaaaataagtttccATGACACATCAATTGCCAACTGTACCACAGtatcagatttaaaaaaataaaactaaattaaaatgttCAATGAGTTAAATCTCCCTAAATGgttctaaaatttgaaaaatttctaAAAGTTTCTAATGATGCACGAAAATCAGTAGGCTAAATGCTCCGAGCTGGGGTGATGACTTGATGAcctaaagagaaaaagaaagactgTCAAGGGTGACCGTTGTGAACCGGCCAAGGACCCTTCGACCGTTAAGtcatttttctctctagaacacaAGGATGGTGATTTTATGAATGGTAGAACTTACCTTGGTTGAATGTGACTTGATCCCTTTATAGAGAGTTAGGAGTGGGTCTAATTGTTCGGATCCACTATCATCATGGGGGATGTGTGGAGTTAATGGATAAAATGGAGGAAGTGGAGCAAATTATGGGGAATCCTCCCCACGTTCTTGGAATGGCGAATCATGGTCTAATTATATTTAACCATTAGAaagttttctttaaaattagcTAAGTGTTGTTTAGTCGTCCATTCCCTTGTGTCGTGGATGACTATTCTTTTTTGGATGATCGTGCTCTTGCTTGACAAGTTTTACCCATGCTTACGaggcttcttctttttaaaaggTTGTGGACGTGGCCTGGTTATGGATGACTACCATGGACGACCTGAACTTAATTTAGACCCCTTTAGTTGCCCCCATGTCCTTGTGTCATCCATATTACCGTTGGCTTTACATgtggtaattttttattggcTGAAGGATTCCCCAGGTGGCATGTCAGGGTGATCTGAGATCAGATGTCTTGGATGTTGACACGTGGTGTAATCCCAACGACTTACAAGTCGCATCGTTTCGCTCTTCAAAAAAATTGCCATGTGGTGCACCCTGATTGGTTCGTGTCGTTTCAGTGTCCCACTCTGCTGCCTATAAATAGGGCAATACCTCTCCTATCCCTTCacatttctcatattttcttctctaaCCTCAGTCGTCCTATGCATCGTCTAGAAGTCTTCTTTCGCCTTTAGTCATCTCTATTTAGAATCAGGTATCCTCTCTTTTCTTCGCCTGTCAgtttttctttagaactctTTACAAAATGGCTGAGATAGTGGTGTCTTTGTCTAGCGATAGGGAAAAGAGGGAGATAGACGAGTACCATAATGAGAGTAATAGTAGCGATAGTAGTAGtgatagtagtagtagtagtgatAGTGGTTCTACGGACGAGCAATACTTGTTTGGGGTTCCTAGGGTTTCCTTAAAGGTTCTCCAAGAGGAGTTGAGGTAGAGGGTGGCATCTGGATCATTCGTTGGTCCGTCCACTAGTACTCAACCGTCCATCCCCTCCCCTAGTGAGGAGGACATTTTATACTGTTGCACTGTAGGCATTCCTTTGGAGATAAAGGAGAAAAGACTTTGCTCTCTTAGGGGCAAATATCAAATTCCGGACGAGCTTAATCCTCGTCTAGTTGCTCCTGGTGAATGGTTGATACTCCAAAATCAAGGGTTGGCATATATGAGGCTTATCTGTTAGGGGGTCTTAGGTTGCCTCTCAATGCTTTTACTAGGGAGATCGTTTATAGGTTGGGTGTAGGTCTAAACCAACTTAATCCCAACGCATGGAGGCTCATTGTATCCATGTAAGTGTTATGGAGAGAGGTCTTTGATGGGAATCATCCTCTTACTGTGGATAGGTTCCTATATTGCTATAAACCCTTTGAAATAAGCCAATCCCTTGGTTTCTATCAGTTTTTGGTCAGGGGTTCTAGTTGTAAGTTGATAAGGTCCCTTCCCTCGTCTAATAGAAAGTGGAAGACGAAATTCTTCTTCGTCTCAGGGTTTTAGGTAGGGAACCCTGTTAAGGTAGGTAGGGACCCCTTCCCTTCCTACACTGGTGAGATGGGTCGTCTGCATCCAAAGGGTATGTTACTTTTTATAACTAGTCTTGCTTGTTCCATTATTCTTatctaatgtttttttttttagttgtaagACAACCCTCGTTGAACAACTTCTTCCTAGATTGCGTCCAACAAGCGCGCTCTTTGCAGACAAGACTTTTTACTTCTTGGTGAACCTTTGTCGTCTAGCGACTTAGGGGCTTGGACCTGAGCTTACAGAAGAAGCATTGGCCCACAAGCTTACCACCCGTCGACATAAGTTATTCATTTTGTTGTACTTTTGCTAGTTAGTTCGTCTAGACTCTAACAATTccccccttttttatttatatatatatatatatatatttataggaaTGGCAACTACGAAGGAGAATAAAGGGAAAGGCGTTGCTGGTGATGAGGTTGTACAGCCTGGGGACGAGGCTCCTGCCCAAACTTGTCCCCACCTCGCCTATGCTAAAGCTTGTCCCTCCAGTCTCATCAGAGAAGAGGAAGACGGTGTCTAAGAAATTAGACACGGGTAATCTCCCCAGCCATTGATGCAACAAGAAACAGAAAGTTGACTCTTCGATGCCGTCTACCACTCTTATTGGGGTTCTTGACCCTGCTACTCCTTTGGCCAAACCTACAATCTTTAAGGTTGAAGATTCCCTTCCTCGTCCTGGTGTGAATCCATCCAAGCCTTCTCTTATGGGGCCTCCTAATATTGGTCCAATGACCCTCTTAAGGAGTAAAGGTCTTGCTTGGGATAAGTTTAAGCAGGAAGTGACTGATAAAGACATTGCCATTTGCTATGACATGTCCCTGAAGGAGTTTGAATGATCTACAATTCATGACCTCTTCAAGGTATTTTGACTCGTCCTTAGCTATACAAAAATTgaactttattcttttttatctcaCGTTCATGTTTCCTAATATAGGCCATGACCAAGTTTATGGCGGCGTTTAGGTAAGCCTATGAGTTGGGTAAGGAGAGGATCAGGCTAGAGACGAAGGTTCGTGACATGGAGAAGGAATCTATCCGCAAGACGGGGGAGAGAATGAAACTAGAGGATGAGGTGAGGGAACTAAAGAACCTAGCTAAGGGGCTGAAGGTAGATATCGTGGAGAAGGACACTCGTCTGAACCATCTTCAGAAGCAGAACGATGAGCTTAGTTCCTCTTTAAGCAAATCTAGAGATGAGGTGATTAAGGAATTCAAGACGTCTAGCGAGTTCACTGACCTCCTCGACAAAAACAATGCTGCAAGCTTCGAGAATTTCTGCATGgatgccattgaatcatttccTGGGGTGGACTTTGATTCTATCAAGCTCCCTATTCCAGCTAAGAGTCCCTTACTCCAGACGGGCTCAGCAGATGCGAACATCGAGGACGACGCTTCTATCCCTCATCCTATGAAGGATGACTCAAAGTCTGGAGGCACTGCCCCTAGTGGTTTATCCCCGTAAATTAAATTTCAAGAAAGAATTtacttttgtctttatttttttttttgctctctctctctctctctctctctctctctctctttattttttatttttatttttatgggtcCGTTGTTTTGGaccatttttaatttcttcaagTACATTATCTTGTCCATGTTTAAGGACGAGATCTCATACAATTGCCTTTTTAAGCTTATTACTTTAAAGGGTTTTCGGACGATGGTCGTCTACTCTTAagtttatttataaacatattttCGTCCATATTTGAATGTTTATTCGGCGAACTTGCTTTGGGAAAAAATGTATTAGTAGCTTATATGCCATGGGAGGGTTACAATTCTAAAGATGCGGTACTCATTAGCGAGCGTCTAGTATATGGAGATATTTGTACTTCTTTTCACATTCAGAAATATGAAATTCAGATTCATGTGACAAGCTACGGCCCTGAAAGAATCACTAATGAAATACCGCATCTCAAAGCCTACCTACTTTGAAATTTAGACAAAAATGGAATTGTGATGCTGGGGTCTTGGGTTGAAACGGGCGATATTTTAGTAGGTAAATTAACGCCTCATGTGGCAAAAAAATTGTCGTATACTCCTGGGGACAAATTATTAAGAGCCATACTTGGtgaatgtttatttttattcctttttgtgGCCAATTTTAATACCCAAGCATTTTCTTGTCCATAGTTTGGACTTTACTTTGGAATGGCTACGTATTTCCTTGCCCATAACTTGGACTTCTTTTAGGAATTTAGAATGACTGAGTGTATACTCGTCCATGGTTTGGACTACTTAGGTGACTTTGGACATTTGATGTCCTTTTTAGATCGTCTATTTATCACATGCCTGCTTTTCCTCGTCTTTTATTATTGGACGAGTGTACAGGGAGGTGTTTGTTCCTTCCCTTTGCACTTCTGTTTTTACCTAAAGGTTTCATATATGATAATTTGCCTTTTCCTTGTCTAAGGATGGCTTATGACTGTCACGACCCAAACCTGCACTTCAAAATTTAGAGCATGACTGGCATGATAATATCAAGTTTACCTCAATGCTAACATGAACCAACTAAAGCTAAAAGTGCTTATCAAAATTCGTTTCttgtattcatttttatttccaTGCATAAAAGCCATAATATACAAAGTTGATTAAAAACTTTGaaactttatttcattttgaacTTTGCAAGATTACAACTTAGCTGTAACTTAAGATATTCGTGTAAATATTACATAACTAAACGtttaataaaattcttatttaCAAGCCTAACCCCAAAGACACACACTAGGGTTCAAAACAAACTAAGGTTTAGAAATACATCTGTGCTCAAAAGGATCAAGTACATCTTGATTTCTCCTATACAACAAAAGAGTTAAACTACTATCAGCTTATTTGTTTTAATCCCATGCAACAAATCtcactttaagaaaaatactcCACTAATCACATAAAtgcatttaattaattttaatcattaaccaatcaaaattaatttcagttAATCATATGTGATCGGCTTCACCACATACAATGCATGttgaccgtgcaaacttgatcatgcaatATCTTTCGATCCGACGGTCCGATTTGGAAACCGGGCATACCGTCGCGACCATTAAAACCTAAAGGTCATTTTAATGATatgaaatgaatgaattaatgcatgtaatgcaataatatttttggggtacatggatAGTCATTCCAGTCATCTTTTTTGATTAAATTATAGGTGCAAAATCAAGTgtttacaattttattattttcttttccccttCCCTCCTTTATAACAAACATGCATGAgagaaacattttctttttcctttcttttcccattcttttttcttttcttttctttctctttccctaGTTACAACCAAACATAGCCAAACACAGCGTAAAAGGTCTATTGCGACGATCACCCAACTGCCACTATAACTAACAAAACGTACTGCAAAAAGGTATATATTGTGGCAGTTTGGTATACTGCTGCTATAACTAAGTTAAATGCCGCTAAAACATAGTTTATTGCAGCGGTTTTGTATACCACCACTGTAGAACGCCACAAAAAGCTATATCTATTGTGCGATTCAATAGAAAGCCACTATAACTAATTCAAACACTGCTTAAATACATATATTGTGTTGGTTTTATATACCCCTGCTATAGTACACGCAAAAGGCTATATTTATTGTGGCGGTTCAATGGAATGTTGCTAAAACTAAGTCAAACGCTGCTAAAACACATATATTGCGGCGGTTTTATATGTAGCCGCTGTAGTATGCCGCAAAAGGCTATATTTATTGCGGGGGTTCAATGAAACGCCGCAATATATCTCATGTACAGGGGCGGTTCAAAAAAGTGCTGCAATATGTGACATATAGCAGCAGTTTTTGTGTCCTCTGCAAAAAACCCACCACAATAGCttgtttttcttgtagtgaacTCGTTAATCAGATTT
This genomic window contains:
- the LOC126695612 gene encoding F-box/kelch-repeat protein At3g06240-like → MSDYLPDVVIFEILSRLPVKSLIRFRSVSKTWFSLITSHDFIAMHLNRTLSNTKDPPYLLFRHYDEKMEKEHFALLSSNDPFPRNHFSKHLHCKLNLSVSNSDPNPGPPNRLVLKKQMKERGFFAYPSDFIELHFPFKYLEKEFIDIVGSSNGIVCLLDATPSNTDYDIVPILWNPSIRKAIYLPRPAVKFPFSYLPMEHDGFGYDPITDDYKLVRIVYLYGWGNQHTRENISPLIHIFSLRTGVWRTIPDPGSQFHIVQQSDSVFVNGSVHWLAETEKNIRLYSDDSDDDDTFRNGIFTFDIGDEIFHEMAVPKCVELVYDLNMNLAVLGGSLALIPCNRWNLGVEQYSVWVMKEYGVAESWTKMFDIDVGEGLGRVVGFTNNGQALVTKDGKLLFYNPSSRRTLNPHIHAQPASLYLDTYMDSLVLLNVEDGALGRQEDSSSASKDKD